A window from Mycobacterium botniense encodes these proteins:
- a CDS encoding phage major capsid protein produces the protein MPILEPPGFPTGNLATQDVYSISRYLNDPTTVLRALRLIADQIFIGNKVLTGQFYTKDGSVIYEQIESIFAANTPQAVQPGDEYPLTPVPTGPAQMANVVKWGLDTPITDESIARQNFDVVARAFIKIVNSMVAQIDSVVMSAMVAAITQSVNAGASTIGGSSPAGGANWNGSGSNPPKILRDVMFAEELMRSLKQGYRANTVVLDLQTFAAVMGDPNITAALPREDMGAQGVTKNPIFEGIETGLAVRMLGKTWLSTPNLPGGPFEPFAAVLDATIFGAFVDEELPAPGYVGSQSDGSANDDGRSMIQVKTMREDKNDRWRIRARRVTTPIIIEPKAIVQIEGV, from the coding sequence ATGCCCATTCTCGAGCCTCCTGGCTTTCCCACCGGAAACCTTGCCACGCAAGACGTTTACTCGATCAGTCGTTACCTTAACGACCCGACGACCGTGCTGCGCGCGCTGCGCCTGATCGCCGACCAAATCTTCATCGGCAACAAGGTGCTGACCGGGCAGTTCTACACCAAAGACGGGTCGGTCATCTACGAACAGATCGAGTCGATCTTCGCGGCCAACACCCCGCAAGCGGTGCAGCCCGGCGACGAGTACCCGCTGACCCCGGTCCCGACCGGTCCCGCGCAGATGGCCAACGTCGTCAAGTGGGGCCTGGACACGCCGATCACTGACGAGTCGATCGCCCGGCAGAACTTCGACGTGGTCGCGCGGGCGTTCATCAAGATCGTCAACAGCATGGTCGCCCAGATCGACTCGGTGGTCATGTCGGCGATGGTCGCCGCGATCACCCAGTCGGTGAACGCCGGCGCATCCACCATCGGCGGCTCGAGCCCGGCCGGCGGCGCGAACTGGAACGGTTCGGGCAGCAACCCGCCGAAGATCCTGCGTGACGTCATGTTCGCCGAGGAGCTGATGCGCTCCCTCAAGCAGGGCTACCGCGCCAACACCGTCGTGCTGGACCTGCAGACCTTCGCCGCGGTCATGGGCGACCCCAACATCACCGCCGCGCTGCCGCGGGAGGACATGGGTGCCCAGGGCGTGACGAAGAACCCGATCTTCGAGGGCATCGAAACCGGTTTGGCGGTGCGGATGCTGGGCAAGACGTGGCTGTCCACGCCGAACCTTCCCGGCGGCCCGTTCGAGCCGTTCGCCGCGGTCCTCGACGCCACGATCTTCGGCGCGTTCGTCGACGAGGAGCTGCCCGCCCCCGGATACGTCGGCTCACAGTCCGACGGCTCAGCCAACGACGACGGCCGCTCGATGATCCAGGTCAAGACGATGCGCGAGGACAAGAATGACCGGTGGCGCATCCGGGCCCGGCGCGTCACCACCCCGATCATCATCGAGCCCAAGGCGATCGTGCAGATCGAGGGTGTGTGA
- a CDS encoding capsid cement protein: MAGQDYVPLYLAGTQASCIAGAAITQGQLVVITGGTLVGGGVNPTVVPTSAATSAQVGVAAASAASGAPVSVYFGGVHLLAAAGAINAGDPVVAAANGAVADLGDGTTYDQVIGHAWSAAANGQVAVRLGEF, translated from the coding sequence ATGGCTGGACAGGACTACGTCCCCCTCTATCTCGCCGGCACCCAGGCATCCTGCATCGCCGGTGCGGCGATCACCCAGGGTCAGCTGGTCGTGATCACCGGCGGCACGCTGGTCGGCGGCGGGGTGAACCCCACCGTCGTACCGACTTCAGCGGCGACCTCAGCCCAGGTCGGTGTGGCCGCGGCCAGCGCCGCCTCCGGCGCCCCGGTCAGCGTGTACTTCGGCGGCGTGCACCTGCTGGCCGCCGCCGGCGCGATCAACGCCGGAGACCCCGTCGTGGCCGCCGCGAACGGCGCAGTCGCCGACCTCGGCGACGGCACCACCTACGACCAGGTGATCGGCCACGCGTGGAGCGCGGCCGCAAACGGCCAGGTCGCCGTCCGGCTCGGCGAGTTCTGA
- a CDS encoding phage protease: MNLVTVPGVELMRVGKWNLSTGEWECTTKEIAAAIDAHDKGLLRKPVIRLGHNDPRFSGDPAVGWLDNLRASEDGQALIGDMVGVPEWLAEILPSAYPSRSIEGLYDYTAPDGSEHEFVLTGLALLGATRPGVESLQSLQDVARLYDIAAAGQVGGKAIELTIEAADAPKPYGDVKYADPKNGKYPIDTAEHVRAAWSYINMPKNQKDYSAAELAQIKDRIKAAAKKFGIKIEAGEASETEGGAIVALPEKVAEALGIDASADEDTVLAKIAELKPPAPAAEPEPEPQPAPVAAAAGVVNGLVQIEQATLDELKAAAAQGVEARARQIAEEDERTVMAAIGQGKIAPARKDHWLAALKADRDGTKQVLASLAAGLIPVNEVGHQGVAGQIGFEGAPDPEQQAKDYAHGRVMARLGFPTTKGSVN, from the coding sequence GTGAACCTCGTGACCGTGCCCGGCGTCGAGCTGATGCGGGTGGGCAAGTGGAATCTGTCGACCGGCGAGTGGGAATGCACGACCAAGGAGATCGCCGCGGCGATCGACGCGCACGACAAGGGGCTGCTGCGCAAGCCGGTGATCCGGTTGGGCCACAACGACCCCCGCTTCTCCGGTGACCCGGCGGTGGGCTGGCTGGATAACCTGCGGGCCTCCGAGGACGGGCAGGCGCTGATCGGTGACATGGTCGGCGTCCCGGAGTGGCTGGCCGAGATCCTGCCGTCGGCGTACCCGTCGCGCTCGATCGAAGGCCTGTATGACTACACCGCGCCGGATGGCAGCGAGCACGAGTTCGTGCTGACCGGGCTGGCGCTGCTCGGGGCCACCCGCCCGGGTGTGGAGTCGTTGCAGAGCCTGCAGGATGTGGCCCGGTTGTACGACATCGCCGCGGCCGGCCAGGTCGGCGGCAAGGCGATCGAGCTGACCATCGAAGCCGCCGACGCCCCGAAGCCGTACGGGGACGTCAAGTATGCGGACCCGAAGAACGGCAAGTACCCGATCGACACCGCTGAGCATGTTCGCGCGGCGTGGTCGTACATCAACATGCCGAAGAACCAAAAGGATTACAGCGCAGCAGAATTGGCCCAGATCAAGGACCGCATCAAGGCTGCTGCGAAGAAGTTCGGAATCAAGATCGAAGCCGGCGAGGCTTCCGAAACAGAAGGAGGGGCCATCGTGGCTCTACCCGAAAAGGTCGCCGAAGCGCTCGGTATCGACGCATCCGCCGACGAGGACACCGTGCTGGCCAAGATCGCCGAGCTCAAGCCTCCGGCGCCCGCGGCCGAACCTGAACCCGAGCCGCAGCCCGCGCCGGTCGCGGCGGCCGCCGGCGTGGTCAACGGGCTGGTGCAGATCGAGCAGGCCACCCTCGACGAGCTGAAAGCCGCTGCCGCGCAAGGTGTTGAGGCGCGCGCCCGTCAGATCGCCGAGGAAGACGAGCGCACCGTCATGGCCGCGATCGGCCAGGGCAAGATCGCCCCGGCCCGCAAGGACCACTGGCTGGCCGCGCTCAAGGCCGACCGCGACGGCACCAAGCAGGTGCTGGCCAGCCTGGCGGCCGGCCTGATCCCCGTCAATGAGGTCGGCCACCAGGGCGTGGCCGGCCAGATCGGCTTCGAGGGCGCCCCCGACCCCGAGCAGCAGGCCAAGGACTACGCCCACGGCAGGGTCATGGCCCGTCTCGGATTCCCCACCACGAAAGGCAGCGTGAACTGA
- a CDS encoding phage portal protein family protein, with translation MLSAFSQWDQFEQVPELLWPNSVRTYTRMWREDSRLASVYYAIALPILRTPWRIDPNGAEDEIVDFVATNLGLPIVGDNDPQPKPRTRDRFSWTKHLKLALRHQQFGHQVFEQVYRIGDDGRAYLRKLAPRPSSTIAYWDVALDGGLVGITQYPPGTAFGAPMGTMQGGMSGLQLQIPVSRLVVYVRDPDPGQWIGNSLFRPAYKHWLLKDELIRIEATAARRNGVGVPKVIAPQSVSEASIGSSDLQPYLNIARQFRGGNTAGVALPFGAEMELMGVQGQLPSGFIRMAIEYHDKQMALCALAHFLNLDRGGSYALASVQESTFTQGVQQVADDIRDTAQAHVVEDLVDINFGVDAGCPMLVVDEIGSRQDASAAALQMLVNAGLLTADPELEAFERQQLGLPAADPDLQAENPAQFPKPPSSVVEPDVPADTEPVDTALPALPYKGAANASAGRRGRRLTINAERGELTLW, from the coding sequence ATGCTGTCGGCGTTCAGCCAGTGGGACCAGTTCGAGCAGGTTCCGGAGCTGTTGTGGCCCAACAGTGTTCGCACCTACACCCGGATGTGGCGTGAGGATTCCCGGCTGGCCAGCGTGTATTACGCGATCGCGCTGCCGATCCTGCGCACGCCGTGGCGGATCGACCCGAACGGTGCCGAGGACGAGATCGTCGACTTCGTCGCGACGAACCTGGGGTTGCCGATCGTCGGCGACAACGACCCCCAGCCGAAACCGCGCACCAGGGACCGGTTCTCGTGGACCAAGCACCTGAAACTCGCGTTGCGGCATCAGCAGTTCGGGCATCAGGTGTTCGAGCAGGTGTACCGGATCGGTGATGACGGGCGAGCCTATCTGCGGAAGTTGGCGCCCAGGCCGTCCTCGACGATCGCCTACTGGGACGTCGCCCTCGACGGGGGCCTGGTGGGCATCACCCAGTACCCGCCCGGGACGGCGTTCGGGGCTCCGATGGGGACGATGCAGGGCGGCATGAGTGGTTTGCAGCTGCAGATCCCGGTGTCGCGGCTCGTCGTGTATGTGCGTGACCCGGACCCGGGGCAGTGGATCGGCAACAGCTTGTTCCGGCCGGCCTACAAGCACTGGCTGCTCAAGGACGAGCTGATCCGCATCGAGGCGACCGCGGCGCGCCGCAACGGTGTCGGTGTCCCGAAAGTCATTGCCCCGCAGTCGGTTTCTGAGGCCAGTATCGGTAGCTCGGATCTGCAGCCGTATCTGAACATCGCGCGGCAGTTCCGGGGCGGCAACACGGCCGGTGTGGCGTTGCCGTTCGGCGCCGAGATGGAACTGATGGGCGTGCAGGGACAGTTGCCGTCGGGGTTCATCCGGATGGCCATCGAGTACCACGACAAGCAGATGGCGTTGTGCGCCCTGGCGCACTTCCTGAACCTGGACCGCGGCGGCTCATATGCGCTCGCGTCGGTGCAGGAGTCGACGTTCACCCAGGGTGTGCAGCAGGTCGCCGACGACATCCGCGACACCGCCCAGGCCCACGTGGTCGAGGATCTGGTGGACATCAACTTCGGTGTCGACGCGGGCTGCCCGATGCTCGTGGTCGACGAGATCGGTTCCCGCCAAGACGCCTCCGCGGCGGCGCTGCAGATGCTGGTCAACGCCGGGCTGCTCACCGCGGACCCCGAGCTTGAGGCGTTCGAGCGTCAGCAGCTCGGTTTGCCGGCCGCCGACCCGGATCTGCAGGCCGAGAACCCGGCCCAGTTCCCCAAGCCCCCGTCGTCGGTGGTTGAGCCGGACGTGCCGGCCGATACCGAGCCGGTTGATACCGCGTTGCCGGCGCTGCCGTACAAGGGCGCGGCCAACGCCTCGGCCGGGCGCCGCGGCCGCCGGCTGACCATCAATGCCGAAAGAGGAGAGCTGACACTGTGGTGA
- a CDS encoding phage terminase large subunit has protein sequence MDALECAKIAGRENIPWQELVVREGMATDDAGRWLAFEVGVLVARQNGKNGGIEVVELGWMINEPGVSILHTAHEFQTAMESMDKLEALILSHPLLENEVAQIRRGNGRESIRLKNESIIRFRTRTKSGGRGFSVDRLVIDEAMIWSPASQAAIMPLLTTAKNPQIWYLGSAADEETHEYCGKWASLRARALAGDDPKLLWLEWSAPEPPEDPAARRVWREDRANWAAANPSMDYLVTEEYIEDELAAFRRDLAKWEVERLSVGRWPKDITDVHIFPIEKWDALGDGSPDLVNIYPQVIAVDRDPVTKLWAIAGATRTADGHAHIEIGYNQAASATEVVEKLVDIVTQADPAALVIESRSPAAVLKPYLIEAGIEPVMTNTSELALACEGIVEAVEAAQITHSNQAVLNEAVISASKRDLPGDRFAWDRKPGGQIVQLMAATLAHWGLLTFSAPPTRSAAPLADNEIETSGADFEREFDAMNAPF, from the coding sequence TTGGATGCGCTCGAGTGCGCCAAGATCGCGGGCCGGGAGAATATTCCCTGGCAAGAGCTGGTGGTCCGCGAGGGCATGGCCACCGACGACGCGGGCCGGTGGCTGGCGTTCGAGGTCGGCGTCCTGGTGGCCCGGCAGAACGGCAAGAACGGCGGCATCGAGGTCGTCGAGCTCGGTTGGATGATCAACGAGCCGGGCGTGTCGATCCTGCACACTGCGCACGAGTTCCAGACGGCCATGGAGTCGATGGACAAGCTCGAAGCGCTGATCTTGTCGCACCCGCTGTTGGAGAACGAGGTCGCGCAGATCCGCCGCGGGAACGGCCGGGAGTCGATTCGGCTGAAGAACGAGTCGATCATCCGGTTCCGGACGCGCACGAAATCCGGTGGCCGTGGCTTCTCGGTGGACCGGCTGGTGATCGACGAGGCGATGATCTGGTCGCCGGCGTCGCAGGCGGCGATCATGCCGCTGCTGACCACGGCGAAGAACCCGCAGATCTGGTATCTGGGTTCCGCGGCTGATGAGGAGACGCACGAGTATTGCGGCAAGTGGGCGTCGCTGCGGGCCCGCGCGCTAGCTGGTGATGATCCGAAGCTGTTGTGGCTGGAATGGTCGGCGCCAGAGCCGCCGGAAGATCCGGCGGCGCGTCGGGTTTGGCGTGAGGACCGCGCGAATTGGGCTGCCGCGAATCCGTCGATGGACTACCTGGTGACCGAGGAGTACATCGAAGATGAGTTGGCGGCGTTCCGGCGTGATCTAGCGAAATGGGAGGTCGAGCGGCTCTCAGTCGGCCGGTGGCCGAAGGACATCACCGACGTCCACATCTTCCCGATCGAGAAGTGGGACGCGCTAGGGGACGGATCGCCGGATCTGGTGAACATCTATCCGCAGGTGATTGCGGTGGACCGCGATCCGGTAACGAAGCTGTGGGCGATCGCCGGGGCGACGCGCACTGCTGACGGGCACGCCCATATCGAGATCGGCTACAACCAGGCGGCGTCGGCGACTGAGGTGGTCGAGAAGCTCGTCGACATCGTCACCCAGGCTGACCCGGCAGCGTTGGTGATCGAGTCCCGGTCGCCGGCGGCGGTCCTCAAGCCGTATCTGATCGAGGCTGGCATCGAGCCGGTGATGACGAACACCTCCGAGCTGGCGTTGGCCTGCGAAGGCATCGTCGAGGCTGTCGAAGCGGCCCAGATCACCCATTCCAACCAGGCCGTGCTGAACGAAGCGGTGATCTCGGCGTCGAAACGAGACCTGCCGGGCGACCGGTTCGCGTGGGACCGCAAGCCGGGCGGGCAGATCGTGCAGCTGATGGCCGCGACGTTGGCGCATTGGGGTCTGCTGACGTTCTCTGCGCCGCCGACGCGGTCGGCTGCGCCGTTGGCGGACAACGAAATTGAGACATCCGGAGCCGATTTTGAGCGTGAATTCGACGCCATGAACGCTCCGTTTTGA
- a CDS encoding zinc finger domain-containing protein encodes MSRRATERNPFWTGRDNAAVQDALSRKCGMCGANVGEDCNSIIDGGPLPGRIVHHYRVGESA; translated from the coding sequence ATGAGCCGGCGCGCCACCGAACGAAACCCATTCTGGACCGGCCGCGACAACGCGGCCGTGCAGGATGCCCTGTCCCGCAAATGCGGGATGTGCGGCGCGAACGTTGGCGAGGACTGCAACAGCATCATCGACGGCGGTCCGCTGCCCGGAAGAATCGTCCACCACTACCGGGTGGGGGAGAGCGCCTAA
- a CDS encoding DUF6745 domain-containing protein yields the protein MNKAQRLTELTPAQQDRMASFAQEWIQHGWRTQPLTEEEWAVWEAGARKCYEFAGLPWPNVVIRVSSPMVGALAAPFAAIAIALHRALPSALGTLELPTDPSAVGSAVRSAVRSAVGSAVGSAVRSAVGSAVDSAVYSAVGSAVDSAVRSAVRSAVYSAVYSAVGSAVGSAVGSAVDSAVDSAVGSAVYSAVRSAVDSAVDSAVGSAVYSAVYSAVDSAVDSAVYSAVRSAVYSAVDSAVDSAVDSAPIKPFWHQLFGGRQWCWWPAFIAYFRDVVELQLDSDIWDRSRAYQDAESAGYWWPNRDFVMVCDTPAVLHVEAAAGQHRMHCETGPSVAWSDGWGLYTWHGTSVPRDLIETGWDVERIMAERNAEVRRCAIEKMGWDQFVLAAGLKLIDEADDPGNPGQILRLYDVPRKVLDWPVRVLVAHNATRERDGSRHTFGLTVPTDCRTAVSAAAWTFDLSEREYAQLARAT from the coding sequence ATGAACAAGGCTCAGCGTCTCACCGAACTCACACCAGCCCAACAGGACCGGATGGCCAGTTTCGCCCAGGAGTGGATCCAACACGGCTGGCGCACACAACCACTCACCGAGGAAGAATGGGCTGTTTGGGAAGCCGGCGCCCGCAAGTGTTACGAATTCGCCGGGCTCCCATGGCCGAACGTCGTGATTCGGGTGTCCTCGCCGATGGTGGGCGCGTTGGCGGCGCCGTTCGCGGCGATCGCGATCGCTCTGCACCGCGCGCTTCCGAGCGCGTTGGGAACGCTCGAACTCCCTACTGATCCTTCGGCGGTCGGCTCGGCGGTCCGCTCGGCGGTCCGCTCGGCGGTCGGCTCGGCGGTCGGCTCGGCGGTCCGCTCGGCGGTCGGCTCGGCGGTCGACTCGGCGGTCTACTCGGCGGTCGGCTCGGCGGTCGACTCGGCGGTCCGCTCGGCGGTCCGCTCGGCGGTCTACTCGGCGGTCTACTCGGCGGTCGGCTCGGCGGTCGGCTCGGCGGTCGGCTCGGCGGTCGACTCGGCGGTCGACTCGGCGGTCGGCTCGGCGGTCTACTCGGCGGTCCGCTCGGCGGTCGACTCGGCGGTCGACTCGGCGGTCGGCTCGGCGGTCTACTCGGCGGTCTACTCGGCGGTCGACTCGGCGGTCGACTCGGCGGTCTACTCGGCGGTCCGCTCGGCGGTCTACTCGGCGGTCGACTCGGCGGTCGACTCGGCGGTCGACTCGGCGCCCATTAAACCCTTCTGGCACCAGCTTTTTGGCGGCCGCCAGTGGTGCTGGTGGCCCGCGTTCATCGCCTACTTCCGCGACGTCGTCGAACTCCAACTCGACAGTGACATCTGGGACCGCTCGCGCGCCTACCAAGATGCCGAGTCCGCCGGCTACTGGTGGCCCAACCGCGACTTCGTCATGGTCTGCGACACCCCCGCCGTCCTTCACGTCGAAGCCGCGGCTGGCCAGCACCGCATGCACTGCGAAACCGGACCGTCCGTCGCATGGTCGGACGGATGGGGCCTCTACACGTGGCACGGCACATCCGTACCGCGCGACCTCATCGAAACCGGCTGGGACGTCGAACGGATCATGGCCGAACGGAACGCAGAGGTTCGGCGCTGCGCCATTGAGAAAATGGGCTGGGACCAATTCGTCCTCGCCGCGGGGTTGAAGCTCATCGACGAAGCCGACGACCCCGGCAATCCCGGCCAAATCCTGCGGCTGTACGACGTGCCGCGCAAGGTCCTCGACTGGCCCGTACGAGTGCTGGTCGCACACAACGCCACCCGCGAACGCGACGGTTCCCGCCACACATTCGGACTCACCGTGCCCACCGACTGCCGCACCGCAGTATCGGCGGCCGCGTGGACGTTCGACCTGTCCGAACGCGAATACGCCCAGCTGGCCCGCGCCACCTAG
- the recT gene encoding recombination protein RecT, protein MTATDYKPVAQRRTVAQAENSLQNKIRQMEQQFQLAMPRGVEAVQLVRDALTCLQSNPKLAECEHKSVLGALMTCAQLGLRPGVSVLGQAYLLPFWDKNLERPNGGKGGFRAQLVIGYQGYVELAYRSGRIASLHARRVYANDYFEIEYGAAEDKWVHRPYLDGPRGDVKLYYAVGRTVDGGYRITDPVSVADMQAYRDRHATAKDRNGKVVGPWVDHFDAMADKTMIRTLMKLLPKSTEQQQAIAHDGGVRVDVTPDAINTEPDYVDGEVVDDPALGASENRPEPETSQVNDAPPADEPPTDPAADVQMAGRSELARLKQIRAAEKLDDDASWYDYLHTVTGARVTADKALTLAQAKQIIDVFSEDAQR, encoded by the coding sequence ATGACCGCCACCGACTATAAGCCTGTCGCGCAACGCCGAACCGTCGCCCAGGCCGAAAACAGCCTGCAGAACAAGATCCGGCAGATGGAACAGCAGTTCCAGCTCGCCATGCCTCGCGGTGTCGAAGCCGTCCAGCTGGTCCGCGATGCCCTGACCTGCCTGCAGTCGAACCCGAAACTGGCTGAGTGTGAACACAAGTCAGTCCTCGGTGCGCTGATGACATGCGCGCAGCTCGGGCTGCGGCCCGGGGTGAGCGTGCTCGGGCAGGCCTACCTGTTGCCCTTCTGGGACAAGAACCTCGAGCGCCCGAACGGCGGGAAGGGCGGCTTCCGCGCGCAGCTGGTGATCGGCTACCAGGGCTACGTCGAGCTGGCCTACCGGTCCGGCCGGATCGCGTCGCTGCACGCCCGCCGCGTCTACGCCAACGACTACTTCGAGATCGAATACGGTGCAGCCGAGGACAAATGGGTGCACCGCCCCTATCTCGACGGGCCGCGCGGCGACGTCAAGCTGTACTACGCGGTCGGGCGCACCGTCGACGGCGGCTACCGCATCACCGACCCCGTCTCCGTCGCCGACATGCAGGCCTACCGCGACCGGCACGCCACTGCCAAGGACCGCAACGGCAAAGTTGTGGGCCCGTGGGTGGATCACTTCGACGCGATGGCCGACAAGACGATGATCCGCACCCTGATGAAGCTGCTGCCCAAATCGACCGAGCAGCAGCAGGCCATCGCCCACGACGGCGGTGTCCGCGTCGACGTCACCCCAGATGCGATCAACACCGAGCCCGACTATGTCGACGGCGAAGTGGTGGACGACCCTGCGCTGGGTGCCTCAGAAAATCGTCCAGAACCGGAAACCTCGCAGGTCAACGATGCCCCGCCGGCGGACGAACCGCCGACCGATCCCGCGGCGGACGTCCAGATGGCCGGCCGATCGGAACTCGCACGGCTCAAGCAGATCCGGGCCGCCGAGAAGCTGGACGACGACGCCAGCTGGTACGACTACCTGCACACCGTCACCGGCGCCCGCGTGACCGCCGACAAGGCGCTGACCCTCGCCCAGGCGAAGCAGATCATCGACGTGTTCAGCGAAGACGCGCAGCGGTGA
- a CDS encoding PD-(D/E)XK nuclease-like domain-containing protein, giving the protein MSDTQRVGVHGGIPEAVYHADRASLSYSGAKLLLSSPAKFRRAQDHPPKPKREYDLGHLAHKLILGKGADLVVVDAPDWRTKDAREARDQAHELGLVPVLGSELANAEQMRAAVRDHELAGPLFAEGRAEVSMYADDPETAVRLRGRADWLTNGNVIDIGDRLLIVDYKTTTDANPKSWWRAALRFGYHMQFAWYVTLARALRLDDSPIFLHVCQELEPPHLISVNEFGLDEYKLGLEQMREAIDIYVECQQTGTWPGYPPLIHPISYAPWAFRRDFNEPVDID; this is encoded by the coding sequence ATGAGTGACACCCAGCGTGTGGGCGTGCACGGCGGCATCCCCGAGGCCGTCTACCACGCCGACCGCGCCAGCCTGTCCTACTCCGGGGCGAAGCTGCTGCTGTCCTCGCCGGCCAAGTTCCGGCGCGCCCAGGATCACCCGCCGAAACCCAAGCGCGAGTATGACCTTGGGCACCTGGCGCACAAGCTGATCCTCGGCAAGGGCGCTGATCTGGTGGTGGTCGACGCCCCGGACTGGCGAACGAAGGACGCCCGCGAGGCCCGCGACCAGGCGCACGAACTCGGCCTGGTTCCGGTGCTGGGATCCGAGCTGGCCAACGCCGAGCAGATGCGCGCCGCTGTGCGTGACCACGAGCTCGCCGGGCCGCTGTTCGCCGAAGGCCGCGCGGAGGTCTCTATGTACGCCGACGACCCCGAGACGGCTGTTCGGCTGCGGGGCCGGGCGGACTGGCTGACCAACGGCAACGTCATCGACATTGGCGACCGGCTGCTGATCGTGGACTACAAGACCACCACCGACGCCAACCCGAAGTCTTGGTGGCGCGCAGCGCTGCGGTTCGGGTACCACATGCAGTTCGCGTGGTACGTCACGCTCGCCCGCGCGCTGCGGCTCGACGACTCGCCGATCTTCCTGCACGTCTGCCAGGAACTCGAACCGCCGCATCTGATCTCGGTCAACGAATTCGGGCTCGACGAATACAAGCTTGGCCTTGAGCAGATGCGAGAAGCAATCGACATATACGTCGAATGCCAGCAGACCGGTACCTGGCCCGGGTATCCGCCGCTCATCCACCCGATCAGCTACGCGCCGTGGGCATTTCGGCGCGACTTCAACGAACCCGTCGACATCGACTAG
- the mip1 gene encoding microaggregate invasion protein MIP1, with amino-acid sequence MTDEDEWRAAVADMSEMDRAVTEYECRRALGLCGDREDARYE; translated from the coding sequence GTGACCGACGAAGACGAATGGCGCGCCGCGGTGGCCGACATGTCCGAGATGGACCGCGCGGTAACGGAATACGAGTGCCGGCGCGCGCTGGGTTTATGCGGCGACCGGGAGGACGCACGCTATGAGTGA
- a CDS encoding DNA-methyltransferase, whose amino-acid sequence MRDAGQTIDELLREIVYYSDDQVTLHLGDALDVARTLSDGAADCIITSPPYYGLRDYGIAGQYGLESSPADYVDKLRVLFSELRRVLVDDGTLWLNIGDSYARNPAKGTTGTMNGRNVPRMGYARNRIGKPDLPEKNLLGIPWRVAFALQDDGWILRNAVIWHKPNAMPESVTDRLSGRYEHVFLFAKQPSYWFDLDPIREPHSCDRLRGSGPRSAKGTGRNDAETATSNKQGNPSGRNPGDVWSINTQPFPGAHFAVYPPALPQRCILAGCKPGGTVLDPFSGSGTTGLAAQRTGRKYIGIDINPAYHDLALNTRLHDATLDFGEGA is encoded by the coding sequence ATGCGTGACGCCGGCCAGACCATCGACGAACTCCTCCGCGAAATCGTCTACTACTCCGACGACCAGGTGACGTTGCACTTGGGTGACGCACTCGACGTGGCGCGCACTCTGTCGGACGGTGCGGCGGACTGCATCATCACCAGCCCGCCGTATTACGGGTTGCGAGACTACGGCATCGCGGGGCAGTACGGTCTCGAATCATCCCCAGCGGATTATGTTGACAAGCTGCGCGTGTTGTTCTCGGAGCTACGTCGCGTCCTGGTCGATGACGGAACGCTGTGGCTCAACATTGGTGACAGCTATGCACGCAACCCTGCTAAGGGTACCACCGGGACGATGAATGGCCGCAATGTTCCGCGTATGGGGTACGCCAGGAATCGCATTGGCAAACCCGACTTGCCCGAGAAGAATCTGCTTGGTATCCCGTGGCGCGTCGCATTCGCACTCCAGGATGATGGCTGGATTCTGCGGAACGCGGTCATCTGGCACAAACCGAACGCCATGCCCGAGTCGGTCACCGACCGACTATCCGGCCGGTACGAGCACGTGTTCCTGTTCGCCAAGCAGCCGAGCTACTGGTTCGACCTCGACCCCATCCGTGAACCACATTCATGTGACAGGTTGCGCGGCAGCGGCCCCCGCAGCGCGAAGGGAACCGGGCGAAACGATGCTGAGACGGCAACCAGCAACAAACAGGGCAACCCCAGTGGCCGCAATCCCGGTGATGTGTGGTCGATCAACACGCAGCCGTTCCCCGGCGCGCACTTCGCCGTCTACCCGCCCGCGCTGCCGCAACGCTGCATCCTCGCCGGATGTAAACCCGGCGGCACCGTCCTCGACCCGTTCAGCGGCTCCGGCACAACCGGACTCGCCGCACAACGCACCGGCCGCAAGTACATCGGCATCGACATCAACCCCGCATACCACGACCTCGCACTAAACACCCGCTTACATGACGCGACACTCGATTTCGGGGAGGGTGCATGA